One Halobacterium wangiae genomic window, AGCGGGTCGTCGTAGAAGCGGTCGTCGCGGTGGAGCGTCCACTGGTGGACGGCCACCGTCGTCCCCTCGGGCACCTGGTAGCCGGCGAGTTCGTCGGGTTCGGCGGCCTCGCGCACGAGCTCCCAGACCGGCGGGTACAGCCGCATCCCCTCGGTGACGGTGCGCTCGGTGACTTCGAGGTCGGGGAGGTCGGCGAGCGTCGGTGGGCCGTCGAGGGCGTCTACTTCGTCGTGGAGCGCGGCCTCGGCGGGGGGTGTCTCGCCGAGCGCGTGTAGCGTGTACGTGAGCGCGAGCGCGGTCGTCTCGTGGCCGGCGAGCAGGAGCGTGACGACCTCGTCGCGTACCTGCCGGCGGGAGAGCGGGCGGCCCTCGTGGTCGGTGGTGTCGAGGAGGCGGCCGACGACGGAACCGTCACCGGGGTCGGACGTTGCGACGATGGCGTCGGCGACGTCGTCGAGGGTGTCGACCGCGCGCGAGAACTCGCGGTTTCCCGGGGTCGGCAGCCACAGCGGCATGTCGAACGGCCGCCGCATCCCGGTTGCGACCCGGTCCATCACCGTCTCGAGGGCGTTGCCGACGTCGGCCCGCCACTCCCGGATGTCGACGTCGAACAGCACCTGGGCGACGATCTCGACGGTGAGCGCCATCATGTCGGCGTGGATGTCCCGTGTCTCCCCGTGCGTCCAGTCCGCTAGCGTGCGCTCGGTGTACGCGACCATCGTATCCGCGGCGTCCG contains:
- a CDS encoding cytochrome P450, coding for MLGNGLAFGRDPLGFLTDVADEYGPLATVDVGQAELYVANDPALVEHVLASHNERYVKGELFQRSLRPTLGNGLLTSEGEFWRSQRHTIEPAFHPAVLADAADTMVAYTERTLADWTHGETRDIHADMMALTVEIVAQVLFDVDIREWRADVGNALETVMDRVATGMRRPFDMPLWLPTPGNREFSRAVDTLDDVADAIVATSDPGDGSVVGRLLDTTDHEGRPLSRRQVRDEVVTLLLAGHETTALALTYTLHALGETPPAEAALHDEVDALDGPPTLADLPDLEVTERTVTEGMRLYPPVWELVREAAEPDELAGYQVPEGTTVAVHQWTLHRDDRFYDDPLAFRPERWDGGLRAANPAFAYFPFGGGPRCCVGERFALMEARLALATIAREWRLRPEDDLSFRPSITLRPVDGVAMTVERRD